One region of Fragaria vesca subsp. vesca linkage group LG4, FraVesHawaii_1.0, whole genome shotgun sequence genomic DNA includes:
- the LOC101309720 gene encoding protein ELC-like gives MSSPQSEQQLATFLSGVLSQRGPSALPYAEDIKWLIRQHLVALISSYPSLEPKTATFTHNDGRAVNLLQIDGTVPMPFQGVTYNIPVVIWLMDVYPRHAPCVYVNPTRDMIIKRPHPFVDPSGLVVNVPYLKEWVFPSSNLVDLARHLSQHFAQDPPLYSSPRPRNPTPNPNPNPTSHLSPTLSNSGYSSGSYARPVIPPTRQYPPSPYGSGSFSRVQTDDPTEVYRRNAINKLVEMVHGDMAGLRKAREAEMDGLFNAQVALRQRSEQLGRGMKEMLDEKEGLEQQLQMVLMNSDVLEGWLRENEGKSKDGGVDVDDAFECVDALSKQMLECTASDLAIEDVVYSLDKAVQDGAVPFDQYLRTVRLLSREQFFHRATAAKVRAVQMQSQVANMAARLTHYVAS, from the coding sequence ATGTCATCCCCGCAATCGGAGCAACAGCTGGCCACCTTCCTGAGCGGCGTCCTCTCGCAGCGCGGCCCCTCCGCCCTCCCCTACGCCGAGGACATCAAATGGCTGATCCGGCAGCACCTCGTCGCCCTCATCTCCTCCTACCCTTCCCTAGAGCCCAAAACGGCGACGTTCACCCACAACGACGGGCGCGCCGTCAACCTCCTCCAGATCGACGGCACCGTCCCGATGCCGTTTCAGGGCGTGACCTACAACATCCCCGTCGTCATCTGGCTCATGGACGTCTACCCTCGCCACGCTCCTTGCGTCTACGTCAACCCCACGCGCGATATGATCATCAAGCGCCCCCATCCCTTCGTGGACCCCTCCGGCCTCGTCGTCAACGTCCCCTATCTCAAGGAATGGGTCTTCCCCAGCTCCAATCTCGTCGACCTCGCTCGCCATCTCAGCCAGCACTTCGCTCAAGATCCGCCGCTCTATTCCTCCCCCCGCCCCCGGAATCCCACTCCAAACCCAAACCCTAACCCTACCTCTCATCTCTCTCCGACTTTGTCTAATTCCGGTTATTCCTCCGGGAGCTATGCTCGCCCGGTGATTCCGCCGACGAGGCAGTACCCGCCGTCGCCGTACGGCAGCGGGTCGTTCTCTCGGGTGCAGACGGACGACCCGACGGAGGTGTACAGGCGGAATGCGATTAACAAGCTTGTGGAGATGGTGCACGGGGACATGGCCGGGCTGAGGAAGGCCAGGGAGGCTGAGATGGACGGGCTTTTCAATGCGCAGGTGGCGCTGCGGCAGCGGTCGGAGCAGTTAGGGAGGGGGATGAAGGAGATGCTGGACGAGAAGGAGGGTTTGGAGCAGCAATTGCAGATGGTTTTGATGAATTCTGATGTGCTTGAGGGGTGGCTGAGGGAGAACGAAGGGAAGAGTAAGGATGGTGGTGTGGATGTGGACGATGCTTTCGAGTGTGTGGATGCCCTTTCAAAGCAGATGTTGGAGTGTACGGCGTCGGATTTGGCTATAGAGGATGTTGTGTATTCGCTGGATAAGGCGGTGCAGGATGGGGCCGTACCGTTTGATCAGTATTTGAGGACTGTCAGGTTGCTGTCGAGGGAGCAGTTCTTTCATCGGGCTACGGCGGCCAAGGTCAGGGCCGTGCAGATGCAATCACAAGTTGCTAACATGGCCGCTAGGCTCACACATTATGTTGCATCGTAG